AATTATTCGGTGTTCTTAATGCACACAAGTACACTTGTCCAGCGCAAGgactttatttaaaaatgaatttgtAATTCTACGCATAGATGTAAATAAGAAAAGTTCAGACGAACACTGTTTAGTGCTTTTTTTGGTGTTTGATTGAATCCCTGATATTGTTAACTGAATTAATGGAAACGTCACTAAGATTTGGTTGTAataatacctaactaaattgtcACAACAGTATatgacaaaagtataggcaaattaattaataaaattattcatcATGACTGACTTTAAAATCTCTACAATACGATATACGATACATACTTTAACAGTAACACCTACTCGTAATTCACTCTTTCATATGTATAAATGTCTCGCGCGTATAATTTACTAAGATTGCCATCTTATGACTTTGCACATGACCCTATAcattcttaaataatattacattGTTCCCTGCTAGATGAAGAGATTTTGCTTTATGTCCTGACAAAACGTGTCTTTTTACCGGCCCATTGAACCTAGACTGTGAATTGAATGAACCTATTGTGCTTAAATCTATTTTTTCTTGTTACAGCCTTACTGGCAGTTACATTGGCTCAGAGCGGCTACGAATACAACAAACCAAACCAACCATTCGGACAGGGAACTACACCTAACCGCCCCGGCTTCCCTGGAGCCGGCGGGACATCCGGTGGCTCTGGCTACCCCAGCTCCCCGACTGCACCATCATCCCCCAGTGGACCTCAACAGGACGGATACCCCAGCACTGCAGGCTTCACCAGGCTTCTTCTGGATCTCCTAGCTACCCTACTGGTCCTAGTCAAGGCTTTCCAGGCTCAAGCCAACGACCGGGACAACCTGGGCAGTCCAGACCGCAAGGAGGTTCCGGATTTCAACCCACTTTCCCATCTGGGCCACAGAACGTTCCGGGACAGCCCGGCGCGGGACCCTCTGGATCCGGTTTCGGCTCTGATACTGGCGCCTACGAGGGTGGAGACTACTCTGCTATCCCCGGTGAACCAGACAGGGACTACCCCATCCTTACCGAGATCCCTCAGACGTCCTTCAGATGCGATGCTCAAGCTTATCCGGGGTACTACGCCGATGTCGAGGCCCGCTGTCAAGTGTTCCACGTGTGCGCCAACAACAGAACTTATGATTTCCTCTGCCCCAACGGAACCATCTTCTCCCAGCAAGTCTTCGTCTGCGTCTGGTGGAATCAGTTCGACTGCAACTCCGCTCCTGGTCTATACGAGCTGAACGCCAATCTCTACCAAGAATCTCCAAGACCTGGTTCTGCTCAACAAGACTACGCTCCCCAAGGTCCTTCAGCTTCGTACCCTGGTAGCACTGGTCCTCAAGGTCCATCCTCATCTTACCCTGGCAGCAACACCCCTCAAGGTCCCTCAGCATCTTACCCTGGTAGCACTGGTCCTCAAGGTCCTTCATCTTATCCAGCGGGCAACGCTCCGCAAGGCACACCATCCTACCCCGGCAGCACTCCTCAAAGGCCTTCCTCGTCATTTCCCGGTACCCCGCAAGGGCCTTCGCCGATATACCCTGGTAGTTCTGGACCACAAGGCCCTTCGTCCTCTTATCCCGGGAGCACGGGTCCATCTTCTGGTTTCCCAGGCTCTAGCAGTCCGCAGGGATCCACGTCATCCTACCCAGGATCGCAAACTCCGTCGGGTTACCCTGGCTCTTCTACTGGAACCTTCCAAGGGTATCCCTCGGGGGCACCTACTGGTCCTAGCTTCCCTACCGGTGGTAAACACCGGGAGACCACAGGGTCCCTCGAATGACAACTACCCACAACCACCCAACAGAGAGTACCTGCCACCAAGAAATTGAGCTATCCCGATCTATTTAGTAATAACAGAGTACATATCTAGATAGAAAGACTTGGAGATGTTTAGTTACTTTATGTAGTCGCGTTGTGAAAACTACGTAAGTAGTAGTTGCCATAATGTTGTATTTGTAGCCAGCCAGTATTCTGAAGATTAACGTCTTTTGACACGTATCTACATAGATATTTGTACGAATAATATGTATTGAGTAAATGTGTCAGGGCATTAAAGTTAGACAAACGATAAAGTTGGTGCTGCCTAATGTGTTAGTTTAAGTTTAGTATTATAAGAACCTTTATAtgataagtaataatataagttTCCTTTTCACCAAAATCTTATATACCTATTTAGTTTCTTTGTATCCTAAACTAACAATTTTCTTCTCTTTTAACTCTCGTTTGTTAAATAAATTGTACCTTAGTAACCAAACGGCGCAACTTTTGCTGTGCCTTAACAAAAGTTACCAAATCTAGTGTTCGTAGATATAAGATAATCATTAGGTATTCGTTAGTAGACAATAACCGGCATTAAAGTAATATGAACACTACTTTATGTGGGTATATCCTGTTCAGAAACTTGTAATTCTTTGTGTCTTTTCACAGCGTTTATTGATTCTTTATCACACTTTTAACCCGTTTTTTTCACCCGTATAATTATaagttttatgaaaaaataatagtattaaTAATCTGTCTAAATATATATCCATCCAACCGACTTTGAACAGACCtagcgtaggtacctacttaaggtCCCGCCGAGGCTAGTAAAActacataggtaggtattatCTAATTACTAGATTTATTATGAAATAATGTATTTGTACCGATACAATAGTACCTACTTcagaaatacaataaaatatattgtgagcatttagtgtttttttttcaagtcttTGGTTAATAAGTATTTCATAATAGTCTCTATGTTAGTGATTAGGTACTAAACTGCATACACCCGAGAAGAAATTCAAAGGTGTTGAGAGATGGCATGCGTAGTTCGTATCGTACTGGGCTGCATACAGCTTGACCCAATCTAAGATTGCCAATGATAATGGTAATTTTAGTTCTACGTGTAAAACTATATAAACTCAAAAACATACGGATCGTACCCTCCGTATACTGTAAGCATTCAGTATACACCTACGGGAGTACTGTTACctagtaccaaagaggatcgagtattatagagagataCTATCAAAGTAAAATCGGTTATCATAGTGcatggactgccatctctcgacacaaacttaaaacttttgaacgtcagttttgacaatttggcccatattgttagcttgatatttttttcattccaaccccaacgtgtgatatattgttggatatatgtcaaatattaatattagcgccatctagccgagcgtacccaaaggtgtaacgccatctaggccaccgtacctttttctctagggctttgaggtaagtttctttcttagactttatccgtctatatggagttatatatgtctttgctagtaCCTACTAAATGTCTACAGTTGTCTCTGTAGAAATCCTATCAACAGCTCAAGCTAAAAGCTCGCACAAAGCCGGGATGCGGTTACCAACGAAATTTAAACACCGCAAACAGCGCAAACTTCTATTAGTTATCAAGACTAAGACTGAATATTCACTGCTGCGTCTATTATGTGGTTGGAAGATAGATTTAGAAGCACCAAGGATGTTATTACCATTGTTTGAACACCGTGCATCAGTTGGCTTTCTATGTCGATTTTGTGGtacataatatgtacctatatgtagCTCCCAACTCgtatatataggtaggtacagtctaGTTCATAAATAAGTGTACATTTTTTTCACCTTGTTGCAATTAATtgaggtgaagaaatgtacacatatttatgaactcgactgtactaatTCAAGCACGTATATATAGAAAGTCTAAGGGGGGGGTCCGGGTCATGAACTCAACCGGATAAAAAGAGGTCTCgaacatttaattaataatgatgCAAAATAAAAGACACTACTTCGTTATAAAacttttcttattatttttcttcttaaaattagtTGATTGACAATATCATTAGCGTTTATTATTACGGCAGCTATTTCCCTATGGATAGACATAAGGGCTAGCCCCGTGAGGCGCTCTTGTCCCGTCCTattacgcaaaaatgtttttaacctttttaaGGTTGAAAAATAGATGAGCGGAGAAACATTTTAGGCGATATGTTAGATAGTGCCTTATCCCTAAATATCTGGCTTTCACAGCCTTTGTCAAAAGAGGCTGAGAAAATATTtacgtattttaaaaaatatctcgcACTAAGATCTGAGCGTTAGGTAGGTACACATGTGAAATCTCCTATGAGGCTGGCATCGTCACCACGAGTGTACGGAAGCctctataaaataaaagattaaaaaaaaaaggttgaaaAAGTTCTTTCAGCAGTTGCTGTTGATACTGGCAAAGTGGCCAGTTTCAATAGCAACTTTCTGATCGAAGGAAAGAAATTTGGATCACACTGGTCGATGGCCCCAATAGGGcatcatccatatattacgtcacagtgtaagggggggggaggggtcatactaaatgtgacaatccctgttaaagggatacaaaaaagcgtgacataggggaggggtccaaaaacctgaaatttggtgtgacgtaatatgtggatgatccctagcAGGTCTAGGTTTTTTTTCAGGCTCCAGGGTTGACCAATGACTCGGATCTAACTCGGATATCAAATGTTCCAAGAAAGGATAATATACGTTTCGCCGGTAGTATATCTCCGCAGTTTCCCCTGGAACATTATTGCGATGGGTTTGGCGACCAGTTGTACGAGGTGCCACTAGTTCACCGGCAGGGCTTAAATTgtcggcgccctt
This genomic window from Leguminivora glycinivorella isolate SPB_JAAS2020 chromosome 1, LegGlyc_1.1, whole genome shotgun sequence contains:
- the LOC125231948 gene encoding uncharacterized protein LOC125231948; the protein is MMLRLSTFIALLAVTLAQSGYEYNKPNQPFGQGTTPNRPGFPGAGGTSGGSGYPSSPTAPSSPSGPQQDGYPSTAGFTRLLLDLLATLLVLVKAFQAQANDRDNLGSPDRKEVPDFNPLSHLGHRTFRDSPARDPLDPVSALILAPTRVETTLLSPVNQTGTTPSLPRSLRRPSDAMLKLIRGTTPMSRPAVKCSTCAPTTELMISSAPTEPSSPSKSSSASGGISSTATPLLVYTS